One window from the genome of Pseudochaenichthys georgianus unplaced genomic scaffold, fPseGeo1.2 scaffold_1346_arrow_ctg1, whole genome shotgun sequence encodes:
- the LOC117440937 gene encoding uncharacterized protein, translating to MILSWVMLQSECDRSLNPLYEGLSQRYTVAGVEKARYQWVDRDCCAAFKVLQPGAQEHLWDSWRTTDAILAEATSGNLKNICASRNKFNKDIIVKLDLFHCMRRFTRECVSEHHSLYSSFCQFLSAAFVVVDHSDLQKLKEAYAFCRISPANPTKQHIREHCRTKVPQPRELLQRVEDVLHHYYMAKDANDLLLFKDSMLKVWRIQRIHILRGCLSDPEVGEGILYRYGGTLQLNYNKGEGAAVPVWIPVRGTSQQEGFHGHQAQWVTGNRVSCELFQAQAMTGVVRWNYQRLVDLKQPDVELPAVFDPRLISELNTISVKVTGRSKYPALQLSNRDTGERFGLQYVEPGCRPVVLNWDKNRAQPNNPAAVAMETEHHFPAPTVVVGTDSQESCADPVGAVPILSSSSRQSSDGVTKSLPPLTQASATQKPEPLIDTDLTVVAPLPQSSSPRATRTGPIKTGGLIQVLDHGRWTEPMKAAIDELLVNHRGAKDVLKRVDADYAAMVQRGCTDRNSLLHLTTVQHISRYVKHLAKLKNTSSSLNTSPEKVLETQQLWHSLTSGSQTQCACPNSATCHMQPSSCGSQTGGLTEQGFSGEDRVRRPGKTTATTTAAAAAAAAAAAAATTTAS from the exons ATGATCCTGAGCTGGGTGATGCTGCAGTCAGAGTGTGATAGGTCGCTTAACCCGTTGTATGAGGGTCTGTCTCAACGCTACACTGTGGCTGGAGTGGAGAAGGCACGCTACCAGTGGGTGGACAG GGACTGCTGCGCTGCCTTCAAGGTCCTTCAGCCTGGGGCTCAGGAGCACTTGTGGGACAGCTGGAGGACCACAGATGCTATCCTGGCAGAGGCCACCTCTGGAAATCTCAAGAACATTTGCGCATCAAGGAACAAGTTTAACAAAGACATTATTGTCAAGTTGGACTTGTTTCATTGTATGCGGCGGTTTACCAGGGAGTGTGTCTCCGAGCATCATTCTTTGTACAGCTCCTTCTGCCAGTTCCTCTCAGCAGCGTTCGTTGTGGTGGACCACAGCGATCTCCAGAAGCTGAAGGAGGCGTACGCGTTCTGCAGAATTTCTCCTGCTAACCCCACAAAGCAGCACATAAGAGAGCACTGCAGGACAAAGGTGCCACAGCCAAGGGAACTGCTGCAAAGAGTGGAAGACGTCCTCCATCACTATTACATGGCAAAGGATGCCAATGATTTGCTCCTTTTCAAAGACTCAATGTTAAAGGTGTGGAGGATCCAGCGCATCCACATCCTCCGAGGCTGCCTGAGCGACCCTGAAGTGGGAGAGGGAATCCTCTACAGGTATGGGGGCACCCTGCAGCTGAATTACAACAAGGGCGAGGGAGCTGCCGTGCCTGTGTGGATCCCTGTGAGAGGCACCTCTCAGCAGGAGGGTTTCCACGGACACCAAGCCCAATGGGTGACAGGCAACCGGGTGTCCTGTGAACTATTCCAGGCCCAAGCTATGACTGGAGTTGTGCGCTGGAACTACCAGAGGCTGGTGGACCTTAAACAGCCAGATGTGGAGCTGCCAGCCGTGTTTGACCCCCGGTTGATTTCAGAGCTGAACACCATCTCTGTAAAAGTCACAGGAAGGTCCAAATACCCAGCACTGCAGCTCTCCAACAGGGACACGGGGGAGAGATTTGGACTGCAGTACGTAGAGCCAGGCTGTCGTCCTGTTGTTCTGAACTGGGACAAGAACAGGGCACAGCCAAACAACCCAGCGGCAGTAGCCATGGAGACAGAGCATCATTTCCCTGCCCCTACTGTTGTAGTGGGCACAGACTCTCAG GAATCCTGTGCTGATCCAGTTGGGGCAGTGCCAATTCTGTCTTCCAGTTCCCGGCAGTCCTCTGATGGTGTGACCAAGTCCCTGCCGCCTTTGACACAAGCCTCTGCCACACAAAAACCAGAGCCTTTGATAGATACAG ACTTGACAGTGGTAGCACCGCTGCCTCAGTCCTCCTCTCCTCGAGCCACCCGCACTGGACCAATTAAAACTGGTGGCCTCATTCAAGTCTTGGACCATGGTCGGTGGACAGAACCCATGAAAGCTGCCATCGATGAGCTTCTGGTAAACCACCGTGGTGCCAAAGATGTCCTGAAGCGGGTGGATGCGGACTACGCTGCCATGGTCCAGAGGGGATGCACAGACCGGAACAGCCTCCTTCACCTGACCACAGTCCAACATATCTCACGATATGTTAAACATCTGGCCAAATTAAAAAACACCAGCTCTTCCCTCAACACATCCCCAGAAAAGGTCTTAGAGACACAGCAGCTgtggcatagtttgacctcaGGTAGCCAAACTCAGTGTGCCTGTCCTAACTCTGCCACCTGCCATATGCAACCCTCCAGCTGTGGCTCCCAGACAGGAGGACTCACTGAGCAGGGCTTCAGTGGAGAAGATCGTGTCAGACGTCCTGGcaaaacaacagcaacaacaacagcagcagcagcagcagcagcagcagcagcagcagcagcaacaacaacagcctCATAA